The DNA window cacctcctcccccagccctacAGGGCTCCATCTCCTGCCCAGTAATGGAGACAGCACACTCCCGCTTACCTCCTGGCTCTGCTTCCTTTCCACCCCTGCAAGCCCTGGCTCTTGGTTTCCTCTATGCCCCTTGCTGGAGGCTGCCTCTTGGGGTGCCCCAGTGCCTGGTCCATGTGCACtgttgaggcatgtaggatctccttccccgaccagggatggaacccaggccccctgctttgggagcatggagtcttagccacctgCCCATCCGGGAAGTCCCCTGTGTCCTGTTTTCCCTAAAGCCATCCTTGGTCCCTATGGTCCCCCTGAGTCCCTCTGCCCCTCCACAGTATCAGTATCCTTTTTCTCGGGACACACTTTGGAGGTCAGTATCCTTCTCCTCACTAAGAGGGGAAAGCGAAATGTAGAGAGGTGTCTGGCATGGCTTCTGCCCCACAGTCCTGTTTTACCCCTCAGTCCCTCCTCTAAAATTCCCTGGGGTTCCTAGCCCATCCCGCCCCTGTCGGAGGCAAGGCGTTCCCTTAGCCTTGGAGTGCCATTCAGCTGTACCTATGACTGCTCTCTTCAAAGAGCATGTTTCTAGTCGAAAGGGACAGTGCCTCCGTGGACATCTGCTGGACCACGTGTCCCAAGCCAGAGGCCAGTGGCAGAGCACAGCCCAGATCGCCTGTGATCCCACCCAGGGCTCTCCCTACAGTGTCAGGGGACGGTCAACTTTAAGGGATCCAATATGTTGTTTTCTTCGTTTGTGTGCCGTTTCTCAGGGgctctctgttccttatcagctCCTGGAAAACAGGAACGAGCCGAGCTGcatgcagttctcaggactgagatcaggAGAAAGAGCACCTGCTTGAATTCCCTTCAGTGACTCCCTTTAGTGACGTTTTAGGACTATCCGTTTTCCTGTAACTggtggaatttcattctttttaatggctgagtaatcatTTTATTGAAGATATATAAGCATGCATTTCTGCAAATAAAGGACCCTTGTTTCACTcgagacttgggtcccctgcatcctTCTTCTCGTCGACTCCAATCCCCAGGTCCCGGTCTACGAAGACCGTGACACTGCAGTATCCCACACCACCCTCCTCCAGGTCACTCACTCCCTCAACACGTCCTGTGGCGTGAGCGGCTTTCAGTTCCCTCTCCATTTCACCCCCGACTCCGCATCCTGCCATGGCAGCTACATTAAGTAGCATTCACAAGATCTGATCTGGGGAGGATGACCAAGACTTAAGCATAGGGTGAGGAATTCATACAGATCACTGGGCTTGGGAAAGAGCAATAACCTAAAATTAAAGGTCTTTGCCAGGAgagcagggggcggggagggtaATATATGTGTAGGGGGCAGGCATTAACCCAGGACAACAGTCCAGAGAGAAGGTATGACACATGGAAATCTATGGATAAGGAATAGACAGGACACTAATACCAATTACAAACAGAGGTCAGGAGTCTTGACctctgctgttttttaaaaatatttatttttattttattgaattatctGGTtgtaccagatcttagttgccgcacatgagatctttgatcttcattgaaGGATGCCAGATCTTTAGTTGAGGCTTGCaaacccttagttgcagcatgtgggatctaagttccctgaccagggatcaaccctgggccccctgcactgggagcatggagtcttagccggtggatcaccagggaagtatcCAGACCTACGCTATTAATCCAACTGAGTTGCCATCTCTATGGGGGCAGGCACCGGAGGCCCAGAGCAACTGGCATCAGGGAGATAATGGAAAGGTCACCAGGCTCAACTGAGACCCAGAATAGGACTGCACTGGGTGCTTCATAGCTCCCCGTGCAGGACAGCCACCAGACTGACGTCGGCTGGGTGAGTCACTCAGTGACCTCATCGGCCAGGGTGGAAGGAGGGTATGAAAGCAGAATTGGCTTCTTCTGAGAGAGGGTAATACCACTCTCATGCAGAGTTCTTGGTGCCTGAAATCTCCCATTCAGGAGTCACAGCTTCATTTAGATTAGAAGGACTCTCTCCCTGTTCTTACTGAAGTGTAAATGTtatgtgtgttgggggggaaTGGGTTAGGCGCGAATAATAACATACCAACACCGCATTGTGAGGAGGTCTTTTAGACTCACTTTCTTTTCCAAAGGCAGTTGTGGGAAGCATGCGGCATGGAGCACGCCCTTGAGATGCCCACCCCTTGATCCCCTGGGAAGAGGTGCacctggggaggagaggaaggttcCCCTGGGGCTGAGAAGAAGCAATGCTCAGGACAGGGGTCCCCCAGGGGCCCTCAGTTCAGGCTGGGGCCAGGCTGCCCCTTCTTTCTCAATCTCATTCTGTTTCTCTTGAGTTTCTTCATTCTCGGCACTTTGCCTCTTGTCTGGACTCGGATGAACCAGAAGCCCACGGCCAGTGTTCCAAAAAGCAAGGGGATGAGCAGGCCCTTGGCCAGAAGACAGAAGGAAGTGGAAGCCTTCTCCAAAGAGTCGCCAGGATCTGGGGCAGGGAAGGCAAAGAGAGAGAGGCTCACCAGAGGGAAGGTCTGGATTTGGGGAAGACACCCACCCCAAACTCCCCAGAGGAGGTCTCAGATTCACTGTCAGTTGATGTCCCTTGGCAAGTATCTCAGGAAATGTATATTCTATTCACAGAATCTCAGAGGTTGTGATCTGGGGAGTAATCTCAACCTAGAAGGGACTAGAAGGGACCTTTGGAAGCTGGGAGCACGAGGAAAAGGGAGGCCCCTCCCCAATCCAGGGGTGAAGTCTCTACGGGAGGGGTTAGGCTCTAAGGGTGTGGTAACCCTGGGACCCTGCAGCGGCTCAGGGCCTGTCTCTGGGACTCCGGTACCTGCACAGAAGGACCCAGGTTGGATGGGACGGGAAGTGATGTTGCTGACAGGGTTGCTGGCCCTGCAGGTGTAAGAGGCAACCTTGTCCCCAGGCCTCCAGAACGCTCTGAGGATGGAGCCTTCATGGGCTGTATCAGCGCCGCCTTCCCAGGATATCCAGATGTAGGTCACGTCCAAGCCCGCATTCTCCACAGAGCATATCAGGGACATATTACAGGCGCCTTCTTCCCCAGGGATCTCAAAGTTCACTGTCATGTGAGGCTGTGACAGACGTCCTAGATGAGGGAGAAACACAAAGACCCTCTAAGTAATCAGGGGCCAGGTCTGTTTTCCTAAATTCTTTGACACTGGGGTACTGATACTGCCCATTGAGACCAGCTTCACCTAAATGAGGAAGGAGCCAAACTAACAAGACCCAGCCGCCATCCAACCCATGGTTCCCAAGGCAGCTGCCAAGATGAAGGAGCTGTTGTTGGCATCTTCTACCTCCCCCAAAGCCTTACCTTCTCTCTCTTACCTTTGCACCCCACCTTCCTTCAAACTCTGTCCTGCCTCTTTGATCCTAGAAAATATTATCACTCTCCTGAGGGCACTTATAGTTTAATCAGTGTATGCACGATTCAAGGTAGAATATCAGTCAATGTCGTAAGCATTAAGAGGAAATTTGGGTTCAAGTAGAGAGGAGACCCTGATTACTAGCCCTCAAATCAAAGAGGAGGATAAAAGGCTCAGGAATGGAggtggcaggacttccctggttgtccagtggttaagaatccaccttccaatgccggggacttgagtttgatcgctgattggagaactaagatcccggaTGATGCGTGGCAGCTAAGCCAGGGCACCAGGGCACTACTGAGCCCGCCTTCTAGGGCCCCTGTTCTgtgacaagagaagcccctgctcagtgccatgaagacccagtacagcctaaaaaaaaatatatggagGTGGCATTCATGCCCAGGATGCAAAATCTCATAGGAACAGAAAGGCTTCCTAAGATGTCTATAGGCAAAGCCCCTGACCCCTCTCACAACACATCCACCTGGAGTAGCAAACTCCAGGTCACTTTGCTTGCAGCTGAGTACTGAGGTCAGACACGCTGGAGACAGACTGCTTTCCAGTCCCAGGCCCTCAAGCCATAACCCCCAGTCCTAAGCCCCTTTGTGTAGGAATCTCAGGAGAGTCAGAAAAAGCAGCGCTATGGTTCCTAGTAAACTCACGATAGATGCGTAGATTGTACTGCTGCATGGTGGAGACCTGGGACGTCCTCAGGTTGACTTGAGCTTGGTAAGATCCTGAGTCCTCCCAGCTCAGATTTTGGATGTGGAGGGAGTAGGTGGGCTCCAGGAAGTTTACTCGGCCCTCATAGCGAGAGTCAGTCACCGTGATGGTAGCCGGACGTCCCTCTTTCTCTGGCACCACAATGGCAAGACTTACGTGGGAGGACCAGATGATGTTCTCAACCTCCTCATTAAATGGCATTTCCAGGGGGAGGCTGATGGACTCATGAAGGATCCCAACCACTTCCTCAGGACTCACACCATCTCCAGAGTACCCTTCAGCtacagataaagaaagaaaagattagaacttccctggtggtccagcagttaaggatctgccctgcagtgcaggggatgcaggtttgatccctggtctgggaactgagatcttaCATGCTGGggaacaactaagcctgagtaccacaactactgagcccatacgcCACCACTAGAGATAATTTGTGCACCTCAGCAAAAGATCTGCATGACTTGCAGAAAAGATCCCATGTCCTGCAGCTAAGACCCCATACAGCcgagtaagtaaataaataaacaaaacttcaaaaagatggaaacaacccaggtGGTGTCTCTGGGCTACTGAGACTGGCAGTGGGGCTGTGGTCTCAATCTCAGCTGAATAGTTTCtgtggcccacactctgtctcaCCCTCTAGCTGCCTCTTCGCTGCACCTGCCTCTGAGCACCTACCAGAGTTTCTGTCTGCGCCTCACCCTCcaaattttctcttctccatttgctGTCCTTGGGGTTGCTCCCCTTCCATATCCACAGGTTTCCTCATCTCTTTTTTCCTGCACTGAAGTCACACCCTAGTCCTCTTTACTCCATAAGAGCTGAAGGACTCAGGCCCGAAGGCAGTGACTTGCTCGCCCAAGGCCCGGCAGAGCAGGCGCCCAGAGAGGAGATGAGATCCTCCTGTCCTGGGGCTGCCAGTCCGTCTCACCTTCCTGGGACAGCAAGAGGAGGAGCAGCCACGGCAATGCTCCCATGCCAGCAGCCTGGGTCCTGGGGGGTGTGACCTGGCAGCCCTGACGTTGGTAAGGAAGACAGGCCGACAGGATGCTGCTGGAGCCAGGCCGCCAgtcctggggagaaggaaatgattctCACCCAGCTCGCGGCCCTCTTACTTCCTCCATCTCACTAAGCCCCTCCCTGTCCATTCTGGGAAGACACTTCTCTTGAGCCTGATTCGCAAGACGGTTTACCCACTGTCTCATGTCTCCAGTCCATAGTACTCAGTTGAAATCCCACTCTCTAAATGAACCCTTCCTAGATCCCTGCCCCCTGTATTCCCAGGCTTCCCAGACATACCAGCTTCCCCAAGCTCTTCAAGCGCTTTCTATCCAACCCTGTCATCTGGCTCTCAGGATACTCTGAGATCTCCCTCAGCAGTTCCTGCGTTGCTGTGATCATTTGATCTTATAAACATCTTTTTCTCTCCAGGCAGACTCCATATTTTGGAACATCTCTCTATGTCCTACTGATGCTGATTCCCATGCTAGACACATTTAGCACCCAACTGATACTTTTGGCATGTAGGAACGAATGAAGTCTTTCTATTTCAAGTTAGCTAGGTTTCCATTTGAGAGACTATTCATAGGAAGAGAAATTTTGACTCCTTGCCCCAACCCCCAgttccatgggcttgcaaagggtcaaacacgactgagtgactaacactcagtTTAGACCAGAAAGCCCATCTACATTGTCAATattatcaaaaaatattaaatcattctGTGAGAATATGAAATGAACTAAAGCTCTAGGAAATCTGATGATCACAGCTATCCAGGACACAATGGGTAGCCTTTGAAGGTAATTTCTGTCCCTCGTATTCAAACTGAGATTGGACAGTCTTGGATTGTTGGATGTTCTACAACATGTCTGACATCCATGGGTGCCCAGATGGGATAATCTTTAAGTTTCTTCTAATACTCAATTCTATGAGTCTTGCTGTAATCAGGAGCAAGAGTGATGCCCTCAAGATGAAGGGCACAATAGAGGCAGATATGTGCCAACACCCCATACCTTAGATTATCAGATTTGACACTCAGTTAGGTGTTTATTGAGTAGCTTCTATGGCCCAGGCACAGTCCTAAGTGCTGGGTGATTAGCAGCGACCAAGAATTTTAGATCATGTCTTTATGGATACTGCTATCCATAAACTGCCAACAACTGACCACAGCCAAGTAACCACAAGTTTGATGAGTCTTACCAAAGGGTAACTGGGGGAACCTGTGACAAAGCGATTTACCAAAGCTGAAGTCAGGAGGGTTGGGGAAAAGCTTTCCAGGAGAAATGATATTTAAGCTAAGACCTCAAGGATGAGTAAGATCTGCTAAGGAAAGACAAGAATGAAGTAGACAGTTCTTAAAGTTCAATTTATATAATGATCAAATCTTGGGAGTTggggttttttgaaaaggtagatCAGGTCTCAGTCTGAGTATGAAAACTTTTTTAacataatctcatttaaaaatagtattaaagcaaagaagaaaaaaattcagttggAAAGATGAGCGTATGAGTTAGGTTCTCTGAGAAGCAGATGATGGAGTTAGGAGTGAAAGAGGTTTAATTTGTGTGGGCGAGGGAGGGTGAgggaaacataaaagacaaaaGTGGAAGGAAGCAGAAATGAGCAAGGAGGGCCTTGGACCATGATGCTGAGCAGAGAGCCCTGGAGTGGGGCTCCCGCACCCTCACTGTGCACAGCCTTTGGCTGGGGCTGCCCAGGAAGCGCATGGGTCTCTCGTGGGTCCCACAGGGGCTGCAGCTGGAGGCTGCCAGCTAACTGCACCCCTCGAAGCTGAAGACGAGTTCTCTCTTCAAAGGAGATTCAGGGGCACCTTCATGGCCACTGCAGTGAATATGCTGATCAGACAAAAGGTAACTATGGGCAGACTGATTAAACCTGTCTCCATAAATGGTACATTATACTTATTGAGCAGACAGAAATAATTTCCAtcacttcctcccacccccagcccaccctcaCTAAGCTCTCCAAGTTCAGTGTGGAGAAAGCCCTTCTCCAAATATGATTTTCAAGTGCTCCGGAGGTCTGATTTTTCATTCTGGCTCATGGATTGTGACCCAAATGCAGCTCCATTTCCATCTCTCACCCCTCTTCAATCTTATTCAGTGGGGTGGTCTTCCCCAAATGAGAACCTCGGCTTTGGTTTTCTGCTCTCAGTTCAGAAATGAGAACTTCTTTCCCATGTAATACACAAAATTCCAAACTTACATAGAATTGAGCAGTCTCCCCTTGCCCTGGCTTATGTCTGTTTCAGGCTGAAAGCTTACACAGGAGAGTGGGAGAAGCCTGCTCTGCTCAGcttccccctccctctgctctcctcaacttgccccccccctccccagttCATGTTCCCCATCTCCAGGAGGGTGGGCAGAGAGGGGAGGTGGTGGAATCGTTCTCATCTGGCTGAGTGTCTTTGTGCTCTGTGGGTCTGGCAGATGATTAAGAAGGACTCCATTGAGGAgcagttttgtgggtttttacaCGTTTCTGCTGGTTCCTTCTATTTTTGACCCAGGAAGGATGCGTCTCTATTCTGAGTCATCCTTTGAAAGTCTTTCCTTAGTCCCTGGACATCTGGCTGTACATCTCAGCTCCACCCGCTGCCCCTTCAACTGTCCCCATTGTATGGCATTGGGGCCAACCAAGCAGCAGGCTGTGTCTCATCAGTGGTCCTCAGTTGCCCACCAAAACATTCCTAGCCCTGACAGATTCTGAGATCTTTAGCACAGCACCCCCTCCTGGCTGCCTCATGGGAGTCCCATCTCACTCCACAGCTGGTTTAATTCTTCACCTGCAGGCATGCACGTCAAAGTTCTCAGTGTTCTTTCCCTGAAGACCCCTCCTCTGGCTGGTGGTCAGACATAACATCGTCTGTCCTTTGGGGGATAAGGtggggtgtgtgcatgctcactcattcagtcgtgtctgactctttgcaagccacGGACTGTAAgtcaccaggttcctccgtccatgggattatcccagcaagaatactggagtgaattgccatttcctcctccagaggatctttcccacccagggatcaaacccacatctcctgcagctcctacgccggcaggcagattctttactactgagccgtCTGAGAAGCCCATGAGATGCGGAATGACAATGAAAAGTTATTTCTAAAGAAATCTGTTTCTGGCACTCCCTGACGGTCCAGTAgtgaggactctgcacttccaacgTAGAGGgcagaggttccatccctggttggggatctaagatcccaccagccatgtggtgcagccagtaataataataataatagaaaaaaaggaaacctctTTCTGAGCTCCCTCTCTCCATGGATGAAGGAGTTTCTGAGAACAGTGACCCAGGTTCTCCTTCATCCTGGTTGTAAATTTCAGGGGGAGGTCCCCCCATGTTGCCTTTCATGTCTCCTTTCCTGTCCCAGGGACACCTCAGTGAACCACGGCAGGGAGAGTTCCAGCTAACACCGAGGACCCCCTTACCACGGTCTTTGACCCAGCTGATCTCTGCAGCGCAGTGGTGGACAGTTCCAGGACTGTGCCCTCCACCCTGAAGTTTGCgcctttgcttttctgtttcaggGTTTTCTCTGCAGCAGGGGAATTGCATTAGCCCAGGTGCAATGCGGCTAAAAAGTACAGGGGCATGCACAGACCCCAGAGGTAACCCCTGGAGTCAGTGGAACACTGAGTTGACAGATAAatgccccagcctccctgcccttccaCTGGATAATCCTGAGGCTTGTTCTTTCAGGGTTTTTCAGCCCACAGCAATAACCAACCATGAACACAACTTTTATGGGCTTTTCTCCCTTCCCTATCTCATGCTCCTCATTCTTTCATATTGGCTTCCTGGATGGTCTCCCAGAAAGACTACCTCCACCCAAGTTCTTGCCAAAGGTCCCATTTTGGTTGAACCTAGGTTGTTATACTATTACATACGATAAAGTAGTTGAGCCAGTCAAACTTAGATGccctgtctcctctgcctggGTCTTTAGAGGAAATAAGTTAATGAGAAATAAGCCTCCTATCCCAGTTCTCTTGATGTAACAGCCTTGGGAAAGCATGGACTGGTAAAAAGCTGGTCCTGCTCTGATGAAAGGATGGGGGGATAATAAAGGGTCAAACCTTTGATCAGGCTTTCTCTTAGCTTCTCATCAGATCTGGAAAGACTAGGACCCACACAGTAGAGCCATTAGCAGATAAATTCCTCTCACAGCAAAGCACATTGAGACCTAGGTGTATCTTCCGTTCCATCAAGGGAGCTGCCTGTGTGCTTGATACAATATTTACCTTTTAAACTTCGTTGCTgtggctgttcagtcactaagtcatgtctgagtctttgcaatcccatgaactgcagcacgccaggctctcctgtccttcactgtctccccgagttttctcagactcatgtccattgagtcagcgatggtTTTAAATGTCAGGGTTAAAAGAGTGATTATTCATTTGAAGGTGGCTGGAGAGAACCACGATAGTCCGAAAACTGTTGAAGGGCAGCCAGAGGAGCCGTTGTGACCCAGAGGAGAAAGGAGTGTCCCTTGTCCGGGGCCAGCCTGGGCaggatccctggggtgggagagagcGGGGCAGAGCACCCTGACCAGGTGGGGGCAAGGGTGAGGGGGCGAAGGGCAGAGGGGGTGCCTCCGTGAGGCAGCTCACTTAGAGCTTCAGAGACCTGCTCAAGAGCTTAGAAATCATACTCTCTCAAGAAGCTCACTTTGACAGGGAGGAGAAATAAAGGCTagaggggaagggaaaagaggGTAGAGGGAAAACTTGATTGCTAGCGTTGACTTACAGGGTTGTGTTACTTTTTGCTGTACAccgaagtgattcagttgtacctacacatgcattctttttcatattcttttccactatggtttaccACAGGGTATTGaatgtttcctgtgctatacagtaggaccttgctgtttatgctattgactttttttttaatgggagacatatgaacatatttaaatgctgagaagagaagaaagtgggGAGTGGAgttacagaaaagaaaggagatggTCACTAGCTGGGCTGCCCCACCGCCCCCAGAATATGACAGGGAACCCAGAGGAAAGAACCAGCCT is part of the Odocoileus virginianus isolate 20LAN1187 ecotype Illinois chromosome 5, Ovbor_1.2, whole genome shotgun sequence genome and encodes:
- the SLAMF9 gene encoding SLAM family member 9 is translated as MPFNEEVENIIWSSHVSLAIVVPEKEGRPATITVTDSRYEGRVNFLEPTYSLHIQNLSWEDSGSYQAQVNLRTSQVSTMQQYNLRIYRRLSQPHMTVNFEIPGEEGACNMSLICSVENAGLDVTYIWISWEGGADTAHEGSILRAFWRPGDKVASYTCRASNPVSNITSRPIQPGSFCADPGDSLEKASTSFCLLAKGLLIPLLFGTLAVGFWFIRVQTRGKVPRMKKLKRNRMRLRKKGQPGPSLN